One window from the genome of [Clostridium] celerecrescens 18A encodes:
- the rpoN gene encoding RNA polymerase factor sigma-54, with protein MKHKLTVEQRQLLSQNQISSLELLALCNSELSRYMENEYMENPLLEQTSSRAESYTQEDYQAWYQSNYCKPLKNTAGILEEGNESSNQEFDTSNTKNIYTYVYEQLELERYTDKQLRVIDFLIQSLDRNGFIDLEVPEIAQLTGVNEQVIKDCLSDLKKLEPYGIFAKNLIECLLIQIEILGLDDGILKNMITHHLTDISQGKISSITRALDISSAQARRYIALISTLNPRPLQGFGENEKQYIVPDVIVSMGPDGKWNVEINDNWCGDYQLSDYYLQMMAEVKEPELFEYFKKKLERAKFLIYAVEQRRKTIIQITNAILEEQDEFFLYSGKLKPCTMTQMSEKLSVSTSTISRAVKDKYLQFPAGCILMKNLFSASVPVSDGSLINSDGVKELIRELVYEENKEKPYSDSKLAELLSEKGYRLSRRVIAKYREEMGISGSFERKMKHDMNKRVN; from the coding sequence ATGAAACATAAATTAACTGTTGAACAACGTCAGCTGCTATCTCAAAACCAGATATCTTCACTGGAATTGCTCGCATTATGCAACAGTGAGCTGAGCCGGTATATGGAAAATGAATATATGGAAAATCCATTACTGGAACAAACAAGCTCCAGAGCCGAATCTTATACTCAGGAAGATTATCAAGCGTGGTATCAGTCAAATTACTGCAAGCCTTTAAAAAATACAGCAGGTATTTTAGAAGAAGGTAATGAGAGCAGCAACCAGGAGTTTGATACTTCTAATACGAAAAATATCTATACCTATGTTTATGAGCAGCTGGAGTTAGAACGTTACACGGATAAACAATTAAGAGTTATTGATTTTTTAATTCAAAGCCTGGATCGTAATGGGTTTATCGATTTGGAAGTTCCGGAGATTGCACAGTTAACCGGTGTGAATGAGCAGGTAATCAAAGACTGTTTATCAGATTTAAAAAAGTTGGAGCCATACGGTATTTTCGCAAAGAATCTGATAGAATGCTTATTAATTCAGATCGAAATTCTGGGTTTGGATGATGGAATTCTAAAAAATATGATCACTCATCATTTAACGGACATATCTCAGGGTAAGATCAGTTCCATCACCCGTGCGCTGGACATTTCATCGGCTCAGGCCAGGAGATATATTGCTCTTATAAGTACATTAAATCCAAGGCCGCTGCAGGGGTTTGGAGAGAACGAAAAGCAATATATTGTTCCGGATGTTATCGTTTCTATGGGTCCTGATGGAAAATGGAATGTAGAAATCAATGATAATTGGTGCGGAGACTATCAATTAAGCGATTACTATCTCCAGATGATGGCAGAAGTAAAAGAGCCGGAGCTTTTTGAATACTTTAAGAAAAAGTTAGAACGGGCGAAATTTCTCATATATGCAGTTGAACAGAGGCGCAAGACGATTATTCAAATAACAAATGCAATATTGGAAGAACAGGATGAGTTTTTTCTGTATTCCGGGAAACTTAAACCGTGTACCATGACACAAATGTCAGAAAAGCTGTCCGTTAGTACCTCCACCATAAGCCGTGCTGTTAAGGACAAATATCTTCAGTTTCCTGCAGGCTGTATTCTGATGAAAAACTTATTTTCTGCGTCGGTTCCCGTAAGTGACGGCAGCTTGATTAATTCGGATGGCGTCAAAGAATTAATACGTGAACTCGTATATGAAGAGAATAAAGAAAAGCCGTATAGTGATTCGAAACTTGCAGAATTACTTAGTGAAAAAGGGTATCGCCTTTCTCGAAGAGTGATTGCCAAATACCGGGAAGAGATGGGGATCTCTGGAAGTTTTGAACGGAAAATGAAACATGATATGAATAAAAGAGTCAACTAA
- a CDS encoding 1-aminocyclopropane-1-carboxylate deaminase/D-cysteine desulfhydrase, with protein sequence MVLGQEKVSLLNLPTPLEYLKNISEELGIQMYLKRDDMTGLGMGGNKLRKLEYILKEAQNKGATMLITEGGVQTNHGRLTAAVAAKFNMRCAIVAIGDYPGELSANLLLDRLMGAEVIIKKDDGRPSLDQYKELVRDTIKKYEAQGEIVYYIPLGGSDDVGILGYYECAVELTKQAAAMGIGDARVISAAGSLGTYMGLYCGFHNENSGLALTGVAISPFDDYKENSIVELFDSVKEKYGMKISAGRKDFDIEKDFVRGGYNLPSKEVRDAVRLMAGKEAILLDPCYTGKCFAAIIDMVKEGKIKKGEKIIMIHTGGAPGLYTKHHRVEFEKELIDGVTILE encoded by the coding sequence ATGGTTTTAGGTCAAGAGAAAGTCTCATTATTGAATTTACCCACTCCTTTGGAGTATCTTAAAAATATATCAGAAGAATTAGGGATCCAAATGTATCTTAAGCGTGATGATATGACGGGTCTGGGCATGGGAGGCAATAAGCTTCGAAAGCTGGAGTATATTTTAAAAGAAGCACAAAACAAAGGGGCGACCATGCTTATTACTGAGGGCGGCGTACAAACAAATCATGGACGTTTGACAGCAGCTGTGGCGGCTAAATTCAATATGAGGTGTGCGATTGTTGCAATTGGGGATTACCCAGGAGAATTGTCGGCAAACCTACTGTTGGACCGGTTAATGGGCGCTGAAGTAATCATTAAAAAGGATGACGGCCGTCCGTCTCTTGACCAATATAAAGAGTTGGTCAGGGACACAATCAAAAAATATGAGGCTCAGGGAGAGATTGTTTATTACATACCCCTAGGTGGTTCCGATGATGTCGGTATACTGGGGTACTATGAATGTGCAGTAGAGCTTACAAAGCAGGCGGCTGCCATGGGAATCGGAGATGCACGGGTTATTTCTGCGGCAGGTAGTTTAGGGACCTATATGGGCCTGTATTGTGGATTCCATAATGAAAACTCCGGCCTGGCATTAACCGGTGTGGCGATTTCTCCCTTTGATGATTACAAAGAGAATAGCATTGTTGAACTCTTTGACAGTGTAAAAGAGAAGTATGGAATGAAAATAAGCGCTGGACGAAAAGATTTTGATATTGAAAAAGATTTTGTCCGGGGCGGATACAATCTCCCTTCAAAAGAGGTAAGAGATGCGGTTCGTCTGATGGCAGGAAAAGAAGCTATCCTCCTCGACCCCTGTTACACCGGAAAATGTTTTGCCGCAATCATTGATATGGTTAAGGAAGGTAAAATCAAAAAAGGTGAGAAGATCATCATGATCCATACAGGAGGAGCACCAGGATTATACACGAAGCATCATAGGGTGGAATTTGAAAAGGAATTAATTGATGGGGTTACAATTCTTGAATAA
- a CDS encoding L-cysteine desulfidase family protein — protein sequence MDTKDLRYITYVQILKEELVPAMGCTEPIALGYGAAKAREVLGGMPDKVEVHVSYNIIKNVKSVVVPNTDGLKGIEAAVAAGIVAGDASRHLEVISVVSNDKKSEIRDFVNHVPIKVKAIDGELTFDIVLILFKGNEYVKLRIAQYHTNIILIEKNGETLFNLEASCEPGNGNNIEKTLEVGLTDKSLLNLNDIIEFADSLQVDDVKGILDPQINYNMAIAEEGLKNDYGANIGSTWLASYGNDVRNRAIAKAAAGSDARMSGCELPVIINSGSGNQGITVSVPVIEYANDLDVTRDKLYRALALANLVSIHEKTGIGRLSAYCGAVSAGCAAACGIAYLLGGGFEEIAHTLVNSVVITSGMICDGAKPSCAGKIATSIMAGLLGHDMFKNGEQQFRSGEGIINRDVEETIRNVGRLGKEGMRETDREIVKIMIGE from the coding sequence ATGGATACGAAAGATTTGCGTTATATAACATATGTGCAGATTTTAAAAGAAGAGTTAGTACCCGCAATGGGATGTACGGAACCGATTGCATTAGGATATGGTGCGGCAAAAGCAAGAGAAGTGCTTGGTGGCATGCCTGATAAAGTAGAAGTACATGTAAGCTATAATATTATTAAAAATGTAAAAAGCGTTGTGGTACCTAATACGGATGGCTTAAAGGGAATCGAGGCAGCGGTAGCAGCAGGAATCGTTGCAGGTGACGCTTCCAGGCATCTGGAGGTTATTTCTGTAGTTAGTAACGATAAAAAGTCAGAGATAAGAGACTTTGTGAATCATGTGCCAATTAAGGTAAAAGCGATAGACGGGGAACTGACGTTTGACATCGTCCTCATTTTATTTAAAGGAAATGAATATGTAAAGCTGAGAATCGCTCAATATCATACAAACATCATATTGATTGAGAAAAATGGAGAAACATTATTTAATTTGGAGGCCAGCTGTGAACCGGGGAATGGAAATAACATTGAAAAGACTCTGGAGGTGGGCTTAACAGATAAAAGCCTGCTAAACTTAAACGATATCATCGAATTTGCAGATTCTCTGCAGGTCGATGATGTAAAAGGCATATTAGATCCTCAAATTAATTACAACATGGCGATTGCGGAAGAGGGGTTAAAGAATGATTATGGCGCAAACATAGGAAGCACCTGGCTGGCTTCTTACGGAAACGATGTCCGTAATCGCGCAATTGCCAAGGCGGCGGCCGGCAGTGATGCACGAATGAGTGGCTGTGAACTTCCGGTAATCATTAATTCCGGCAGCGGCAATCAGGGGATCACGGTTTCAGTGCCCGTGATTGAGTATGCAAATGATTTGGATGTGACAAGGGATAAATTATATCGTGCCCTTGCCCTTGCAAACCTGGTATCCATCCATGAAAAGACTGGAATTGGCCGTTTGTCAGCTTATTGCGGCGCTGTCAGTGCTGGCTGTGCTGCCGCTTGCGGTATCGCCTATCTGTTAGGCGGTGGATTTGAGGAGATTGCACATACTCTTGTTAATTCTGTTGTTATTACATCTGGCATGATCTGTGACGGAGCCAAGCCTTCCTGTGCAGGAAAAATAGCCACCAGTATTATGGCGGGGCTCTTAGGCCATGACATGTTTAAAAATGGGGAACAGCAATTCCGTTCTGGTGAAGGAATTATTAATCGTGATGTTGAGGAGACCATACGTAATGTCGGACGGCTTGGTAAGGAAGGAATGCGTGAGACGGACCGCGAAATTGTTAAGATCATGATTGGTGAGTAA
- a CDS encoding glutaredoxin has product MKITIIGSHLCPDTLYALNKLIDRKASVDFKNLSADLKDLKAYLAARESEPAYEAVKENGGIGIPFFILEDGTKTLDLDEVLEKL; this is encoded by the coding sequence ATGAAAATAACAATTATTGGAAGTCATCTATGTCCAGATACACTTTACGCGCTGAATAAGCTGATTGATAGAAAAGCCAGTGTAGATTTTAAAAATTTATCAGCAGATTTAAAGGATTTAAAAGCATATCTTGCTGCTCGTGAATCGGAACCGGCATATGAAGCGGTTAAAGAGAACGGTGGTATTGGAATTCCATTTTTTATTCTTGAAGACGGAACTAAAACCTTAGACTTAGATGAGGTATTGGAAAAACTGTAA